The Setaria italica strain Yugu1 chromosome IX, Setaria_italica_v2.0, whole genome shotgun sequence genome has a window encoding:
- the LOC101753495 gene encoding probable 2-oxoglutarate-dependent dioxygenase At5g05600, whose product MGGFSMDQSFVQAPEHRPKPTVTEATGIPLIDLSPLTGGGGGDAAAVDALAAEVGAASRDWGFFVVVGHGVPAETVARATEAQRAFFALPAERKAAVRRSEAEPLGYYESEHTKNVRDWKEVYDLVPGGLQPPIAVADGEVVFENKWPEDLPGFREALEEYMQAMEELAFKILELIARSLNLRPDRLHGFFKDQTTFIRLNHYPPCPSPDLALGVGRHKDAGALTILYQDDVGGLDVRRRSDGDWVRVKPVPDSFIINVGDLIQVWSNDRYESAEHRVTVNSAKERFSRPYFFNPAGYTMVEPVEELVSEEDPPRYDAYNWGNFFSTRKNSNFKKLSVENIQIAHFKRSVAA is encoded by the exons ATGGGCGGCTTCTCCATGGATCAGTCCTTCGTGCAGGCCCCCGAGCACCGCCCCAAGCCCACCGTCACCGAGGCCACGGGCATCCCGCTCATCGACCTCTCGCCACtcaccggcggtggcggcggcgacgcggccgccgtggacgcgctGGCCGCCGAGGTGGGCGCGGCGAGCCGGGACTGGGGCTTCTTCGTGGTGGTGGGGCACGGTGTGCCGGCGGAGACCGTGGCGCGCGCCACGGAGGCGCAGCGCGCGTTCTTCGCCCTGCCGGCGGAGCGGAAAGCCGCCGTGCGGAGGAGCGAGGCGGAGCCGCTCGGGTACTACGAGTCGGAGCACACCAAGAACGTCAGGGACTGGAAGGAGGTGTACGACCTCGTCCCGGGCGGGCTTCAGCCGCCGATAGCCGTGGCCGACGGCGAGGTCGTGTTCGAAAACAAGTGGCCCGAAGACCTGCCGGGATTCAG AGAGGCGTTGGAGGAGTACATGCAAGCGATGGAAGAGCTGGCATTCAAGATACTGGAGCTGATCGCCCGGAGCCTGAACCTGAGGCCTGACAGACTGCACGGCTTCTTCAAGGACCAGACCACCTTCATCCGGCTCAACCACTACCCTCCCTGCCCGAGCCCCGACCTCGCCCTCGGCGTCGGCCGGCACAAGGACGCCGGAGCACTGACCATCCTCTACCAGGACGACGTCGGCGGGCTCGACGTCCGGCGCCGTTCCGACGGCGATTGGGTCCGCGTCAAGCCTGTCCCCGACTCCTTCATCATCAACGTCGGCGACCTCATCCAG GTTTGGAGCAACGACAGGTACGAGAGCGCGGAGCACCGGGTTACGGTGAACTCGGCCAAGGAGAGGTTCTCCAGGCCCTACTTCTTCAACCCGGCGGGCTACACCATGGTGGAGCCGGTGGAGGAGCTGGTGAGCGAGGAGGACCCGCCCCGGTACGACGCCTACAACTGGGGCAACTTCTTCAGCACCAGGAAGAACAGCAACTTCAAGAAGCTGAGCGTGGAGAACATCCAGATCGCGCATTTCAAGAGGAGCGTCGCCGCCTAG